In Capsicum annuum cultivar UCD-10X-F1 chromosome 11, UCD10Xv1.1, whole genome shotgun sequence, one genomic interval encodes:
- the LOC107846687 gene encoding uncharacterized protein LOC107846687, whose product MKQLIVTVPLIEALMQIPNYAKLMKEWLTKTRKVRCRLVDNIHHCSDVSSKSLVQKKPYPGAFTISCTVRSIKLMKALCDIGPSINLMPLEIYKKLGLGEPTPTIKRLVMANRSVKRLVGLSHIVPVKVNNLIFPADFVILDCDVDFEVPIILSRPLLATGRVLVNIELNELKFRNIKKEDRFKMQPSMNQLEEMNIFLVVDVFSECGNDIVIRHLDKV is encoded by the coding sequence ATGAAACAACTGATAGTGACGGTGCCATTGATTGAGGCACTTATGCAAATACCGAACTATGCTAAATTGATGAAGGAATGGTTGACTAAGACGCGGAAGGTAAGATGTAGGCTGGTGGACAATATCCACCACTGTAGTGATGTTTCTTCAaaatccttagtgcagaaaaagcctTATCCTGGAGCATTTACAATATCGTGCACAGTTAGGTCCATAAAGCTTATGAAAGCTTTATGCGACATAGGACCAAGTATTAATCTAATGCCACTTGAGATCTACAAGAAACTGGGATTGGGGGAACCTACCCCCACAATAAAGCGTCTTGTGATGGCAAACAGATCGGTGAAACGACTAGTAGGTCTATCGCATATTGTACCGGTGAAAGTGAACAACCTTATTTTCCCTGcagattttgtaatattggattgtgatgttgattttgaagtACCAATTATTCTGAGTAGACCATTATTAGCCACGGGGAGAGTATTGGTTAATATAGAGCTCAATGAGCTCAagtttagaaatattaaaaaGGAGGACAGATTTAAAATGCAACCTTCTATGAATCAGTTGGAGGAGATGAATATCTTTTTGGTTGTGGATGTATTCTCGGAATGTGGTAATGATATAGTGATACGGCatcttgacaaagtctga